The genomic DNA CCAGCGCGCCGAAGGCGCCGTGCGTGGAGGTGTGGGAGTCGCCGCAGACGACCGTGGTGCCGGGCTGGGTCAGGCCCAGCTGCGGGCCGACGACGTGCACGACGCCCTGCTCGACGTCGCCGAGCGAGTGCAGGCGCACGCCGAACTCGGCGCAGTTCTTGCGCAGCGTCTCCAGCTGGGCCCGGGAGACCGGGTCCGCGATGGGCTTGTCGATGTCGAGGGTCGGGGTGTTGTGATCCTCGGTGGCGATGGTGAGGTCGAGACGGCGCACCGGACGCCCCGCCTGGCGCAGACCGTCGAAGGCCTGCGGACTGGTCACCTCGTGCAGCAGGTGCAGATCGATGAAGAGGAGGTCGGGCTCGCCCTCGGCGCGCCGGACGACATGGTCGTCCCAGACCTTCTCCGCGAGTGTCCTACCCATCGCTTTCCCTCCGGCCGGCCTGTGTCGGCGCCGGCCCAACTAGAGATCTTCGGGGCGGCAACGCTCGTACCCCTCGTACCGCGCGTCCGCCGCCGGGCCCGTTGGTCTGCGGGCCGCTGTATCTACCAGGGTGGCGTGTTCCACGCGAAATTGAACTTGCGTTTCACAGAGTGAGACGCGAGTATCGTTGCATGGACAACAGTAGCGGCGTCGGCGTGCTGGACAAGGCGGCCCTTGTCCTGAGCGCCCTGGAGTCCGGCCCGGCCACCCTCGCGGGACTGGTGGCAGCGACCGGACTGGCACGGCCCACGGCACATCGCCTGGCCGTGGCACTTGAACACCACCGCATGGTGGCGCGTGACATGCAGGGCCGTTTCATTCTCGGGCCCCGGCTGGCAGAGCTGGCCGCGGCGGCGGGCGAGGACCGTCTGCTGGCGACGGCGGGCCCGGTGCTCACCCACCTCCGGGACGTCACGGGCGAGAGCGCGCAGCTCTATCGCCGCCAGGGCGACATGCGGATCTGCGTCGCCGCGGCCGAGCGCCTGTCGGGCCTCAGGGACACGGTCCCGGTCGGCTCCACGCTCACCATGAAGGCCGGTTCCTCGGCGCAGATCCTGATGGCCTGGGAGGAGCCGGAGCGCCTGCACCGCGGCCTCCAGGGCGCCCGCTTCACGGCGACGGCCCTGTCGGGCGTACGGCGCCGGGGCTGGGCCCAGTCGATCGGCGAGCGCGAGCCGGGTGTCGCGTCCGTCTCCGCCCCCGTACGCGGCCCTTCCAACCGGGTGGTGGCCGCCGTGTCCGTCTCCGGCCCCATCGAGCGTCTGACCCGCCACCCGGGCCGTATGCACGCCCAGGCGGTCATCGACGCCGCCGGGCGCCTGTCCGAGGCCCTGCGCCGCACGGGCTGACCTGAGCGATCGAGTACGTCATCGGGGGCGGGCCCGCCTCAACGCCGCGGCAGGCCCTCCCCCGGCATCCCCCTCAGGCGGACCGGTGCGCGAACCGGTCCTTCGCCCGCCGCCCCCGCTTCTCGACGGGCAGCACCCCGTGCGCGGCCGCAAGCCCGAAGGGCGGCATGTCCGCGTAGATCGACTCGTACGACCCCTCGGGCGCGACATACGTCTCGTGCCACAGCCCCACGTGCCCGCGCGCCTTTCCCGCGCGCTCCTTGCGGTTGATGATCGCCCAGGCCCGGTGGTGGAACATGTCGGGTGACGTCGCGTACGCGTAGAGCTTCTCTTTGGACTCCCAGTACTGGACCACGTAGTAGGTCCGCGGTGAGGCCGTCAGCAGCACATGGCCGAGCAGTCCGCGGCTCCGGTCCCGCGTCAGCTCGCGCAGCATGCGCGGCATCGCGAGGAAGACCGGCAGCCACTGGTGCACGGCCCAGAGGTGGTTGATGCGCATGCCGATCAGCAGCACGACCACGTCCCCCTCGGCGGCTGCGGTGGTGCGGCCCGCGACGGGCTTGGCGAACATGGCGGCCCCCTGTGTTGGTGAAGGGCACTATCCAAGGCCCCGTGCTTGGATAGTGACGCTAACCAAGGAAGGGCGCAAGAGATGCGGCTGGCCGAGTTGAGCGAGCGGAGCGGTGTACCCCTCGCGACGATCAAGTACTACCTGCGCGAAGGCCTGTTGGCGCCGGGCCGGCGCATCAGCGCGACCACCGCCGAGTACGACGAGGGCCATCTGCGCCGGCTGCGCCTGGTCCGGGCGCTGATTCAGGTCGGCCGGGTCCCGGTGGCGACGGCCCGGGAGGTCCTGGGGCACGTCGACGACGACTCCCTCGGCCGCACGATCCGGCTGGGAGCGGCCCTGTGGGCGCTGCCGCAGGTTCCGGAGCCGGACGAGGAGGACGAGAACGTCCGGGCCGCGCAGCACGAGGTGGATCAGCTCCTGCGGACGCTGGACTGGACGACCGCCCAGAACCTGAGCAGCATCTCTCCCGCGCATCGTTCGCTGGTCGTGGCCGTGGCCACACTCAGGCGGCTCGGCTACGCCTGGGACGCCGAACTGATGGCGCCGTACGCCCAGTTGATGCATCAGGCGGCCGTCCGGGACCTGGACTTCGTGGAGACCCATCCGTCGGAGGCCGAGAAGGTCGAGACCGCGGTCGCGGCGGCGATCCTCTTCGAACCGGTGCTGCGCGCGTTGCACCGGCTGGCGCAGGAGGAGGAGTCGGCGCGGCGGTACGGCATCGAGTGAGCGGGAACGGCGAAGGCCCCCCACCGAAGTGGAGGGCCTTCGCCTCACGTACCCCCGACCGGATTCGAACCGGCGCTACCGCCTTGAGAGGGCGGCGTGCTAGGCCGCTACACAACGGGGGCAAGGACCACGAGTGATCCAGCTGGGCTACCAGGACTCGAACCTAGAACAACGGAACCAGAAACCGTCGTGTTGCCAATTACACCATAGCCCAATGGTGGTCTAGACCACCGAGTACCCCCGACCGGATTCGAACCGGCGCTACCGCCTTGAGAGGGCGGCGTGCTAGGCCGCTACACAACGGGGGCCCTAGCGATCCTGCATGAGAGTCAGCGGGTGCGACCCGGACTGCCCCCCTGGGAAGGATCTGTACCCCCGACCGGATTCGAACCGGCGCTACCGCCTTGAGAGGGCGGCGTGCTAGGCCGCTACACAACGGGGGCCTTGCAGAGTTGGTTCTCTGCGATGCAGATAAGCTCTGCGAGCTGGCCTACCAGGACTCGAACCTAGACTAACGGAACCAGAAACCGTCGTGCTGCCAATTACACCATAGGCCACTGAAACGCAATCCCTTGCGGGGATCTTGTTTTAGCTTGCGCCTCCGGTTTCCGGCCTTTCGGCCCGCTCCCCGGCGGCGCAGAAAGAACATTACCCGAAGGTGGACGGCACTCCAAAACGGGTATCCGCGCCGAGGACGGCGGGGAGTTCGGCCAGCGACGCGATCCGGTGCGGGCCGGTGGACGCGACGGCGGTGGCGGTGTGAGCGCCGTCGCGGTCGATCCAGACGGAGAGCAGTCCGGCCTCGGCGGCGCCGCGGCCGTCGATCTCCGGGTGGTCCCCGACGTACGCGACCTGGTGCGGCGGCAGCCCGAGCGCG from Streptomyces avermitilis MA-4680 = NBRC 14893 includes the following:
- a CDS encoding DUF4188 domain-containing protein is translated as MFAKPVAGRTTAAAEGDVVVLLIGMRINHLWAVHQWLPVFLAMPRMLRELTRDRSRGLLGHVLLTASPRTYYVVQYWESKEKLYAYATSPDMFHHRAWAIINRKERAGKARGHVGLWHETYVAPEGSYESIYADMPPFGLAAAHGVLPVEKRGRRAKDRFAHRSA
- the ndgR gene encoding IclR family transcriptional regulator NdgR codes for the protein MDNSSGVGVLDKAALVLSALESGPATLAGLVAATGLARPTAHRLAVALEHHRMVARDMQGRFILGPRLAELAAAAGEDRLLATAGPVLTHLRDVTGESAQLYRRQGDMRICVAAAERLSGLRDTVPVGSTLTMKAGSSAQILMAWEEPERLHRGLQGARFTATALSGVRRRGWAQSIGEREPGVASVSAPVRGPSNRVVAAVSVSGPIERLTRHPGRMHAQAVIDAAGRLSEALRRTG
- a CDS encoding MerR family transcriptional regulator, producing the protein MRLAELSERSGVPLATIKYYLREGLLAPGRRISATTAEYDEGHLRRLRLVRALIQVGRVPVATAREVLGHVDDDSLGRTIRLGAALWALPQVPEPDEEDENVRAAQHEVDQLLRTLDWTTAQNLSSISPAHRSLVVAVATLRRLGYAWDAELMAPYAQLMHQAAVRDLDFVETHPSEAEKVETAVAAAILFEPVLRALHRLAQEEESARRYGIE